One genomic segment of Panulirus ornatus isolate Po-2019 chromosome 3, ASM3632096v1, whole genome shotgun sequence includes these proteins:
- the LOC139760740 gene encoding uncharacterized protein, producing the protein MITVQGPQPLQPAVVHQVVHPMVVLPPPPPPPPPPPPPPPPLPLPLPPPPPATIQVIQLKKEGDCPRCKSGFMQDYISCSSIVLVVCLSLVTLVGLFAVFCLIKRRCPSCYYSTSKYC; encoded by the exons ATGATCACGGTACAAG GACCTCAGCCGCTCCAACCAGCGGTAGTTCACCAAGTGGTCCATCCTATGGtcgtgctgcctcctcctccgccgccaccaccgccgccaccacctcctcctcctcctctgccactcccactaccaccaccgccgccggcGACCATCCAAGTAATACAGCTCAAGAAGGAAGGCGACTGCCCTAGATGCAAG AGCGGGTTCATGCAGGACTACATCTCCTGCAGTAGTATCGTGCTGGTCGTCTGCCTCTCCTTGGTGACTCTGGTCGGTCTGTTCGCCGTCTTCTGCCTCATCAAGAGACGTTGCCCCAGTTGTTACTACTCCACCTCCAAGTACTGCTAG